One stretch of Opisthocomus hoazin isolate bOpiHoa1 chromosome 18, bOpiHoa1.hap1, whole genome shotgun sequence DNA includes these proteins:
- the BCL2L1 gene encoding bcl-2-like protein 1 gives MSSGNRELVIDFVSYKLSQKGYSWSQLEEEEEDGNRTDFAAEEAELDGVLNGSPSWHPPASHVVNGAAVHRSGLEVHGIVQAADVRQALREAGDEFELRYRRAFSDLTSQLHITPGTAYQSFEQVVNELFRDGVNWGRIVAFFSFGGALCVESVDKEMRVLVGRIVAWMTTYLTDHLDPWIQENGGWERFVDLYGNDAAAEVRKGQETFNKWLLTGATVAGVLLLGSLLSRK, from the exons ATGTCCAGCGGTAACCGGGAGTTAGTGATTGACTTTGTTTCCTACAAGCTCTCGCAGAAGGGATACAGCTGGagtcagctggaggaggaggaggaggatgggaacaGGACTGACTTTGCAGCGGAGGAGGCCGAGCTGGACGGCGTCCTCAACGGGAGCCCCTCCTGGCACCCGCCCGCCAGCCACGTAGTGAACGGAGCCGCCGTGCACCGGAGCGGCCTCGAAGTCCACGGCATCGTTCAGGCAGCCGACGTGAGGCAGGCGCTGCGAGAGGCGGGGGATGAGTTTGAGCTGAGGTACCGGCGGGCTTTCAGCGACCTCACTTCCCAGCTCCACATCACCCCCGGCACGGCGTATCAGAGCTTCGAGCAGGTAGTGAACGAACTCTTCCGCGACGGAGTGAACTGGGGTCGCATCGTGGCTTTCTTCTCCTTCGGAGGAGCCTTGTGTGTGGAGAGCGTTGACAAGGAGATGCGGGTATTGGTGGGACGCATTGTAGCTTGGATGACCACGTACTTGACCGACCACCTAGACCCCTGGATCCAGGAGAATGGCGGATGG GAGCGGTTTGTGGACCTCTACGGGAACGATGCTGCTGCCGAGGTGAGGAAGGGCCAGGAGACCTTCAACAAATGGCTCCTGACCGGGGCGACGGTGGCAGGCGTGCTTCTGCTGGGATCCCTGCTGAGCCGCAAGTGA